The DNA segment CGACGTCACATAGGGATATGTGCCATGGTCGATATCCAGATGGGTACCTTGAGCTCCCTCAAAAAGAATATTCTTGTTACTTTTTCTGGCCTTGTCCAGCTCGACAGACACATTGCCAAAATATGGTGATAATTTTTCGGCATATTCCTTATATGATCGATAGATATGCTCAAGATCGATCGGTGCACAGTTGTATTTTTTTGTAAGAAGAAAATTTTTCTCTTCAACTACAGCTTTTAGCTTCTCTCTAAAGGTGGCATCGTCCAGCAAATCTCCAGCCTTTATTCCTACTCTGCCGACCTTATCCATATAACACGGCCCAATTCCCCGGCCGGTTGTTCCTATCTTCTTCTCCGAGGTAAGAGCTGCCTCCCCAGCTTGGTCGAGACTGGCGTGGTATGGCATAATGAGATGGGCCCGTTCACTGATCATGAGGCGATCGGGGCCAACTGCAAGCCCCTGTTCCTGAAGCTTGTTCATCTCGGTGATCAAGACGGCAGGATCAATAATGACTCCGTTGCCTATCATACATTTCTTGTCTTGGTAAAGTATCCCTGAGGGGATAATGTGAAAGATAAATTTCTTGCCTTCGACGACCAAGGTATGGCCGGCATTATTGCCCCCCTGGAAACGAACAACGTAATCGGCATAGCGGGTCAATAAATCGACAATCTTCCCCTTCCCTTCATCTCCCCATTGAGTTCCAACCACCACCACACTGGACATCTACTTTCTCCTCTCAGAGATTAATGAACATACGTCGTGAAAGGGAGCGTTGAGACTTTCAGTTCACGACAAATCCGCGCAAGACAAAGTTGATAAATATATTAAAGTTACTCATCAATGTCAACACATTTTAACACAAGCTAGGATCTCCTTAGCAGTACTTATTACTGCATTATCAGCATGTTAGATTCAGTAGACGGAGACTCCATGAGACTTGTGTCAATCCTCAAGCATTGACACACCAAGGCAAATACCGTACATTTGTCGCGCAGTCGAGCTGGTTTAATACTCGATTCTTACTGACTCTGAACTGGATGAGGTGATTTTCGCCCTTGCTTTATCCGGCAATGATGACACACGATTGACGGCCACGATAGCAAAACATGTCAATGGCTCTCATCACTTTGAGGTTCTCGTTATGTTTGGCATAGGTCTGCCCGAAATGCT comes from the Desulforhopalus sp. genome and includes:
- a CDS encoding adenylosuccinate synthase, producing the protein MSSVVVVGTQWGDEGKGKIVDLLTRYADYVVRFQGGNNAGHTLVVEGKKFIFHIIPSGILYQDKKCMIGNGVIIDPAVLITEMNKLQEQGLAVGPDRLMISERAHLIMPYHASLDQAGEAALTSEKKIGTTGRGIGPCYMDKVGRVGIKAGDLLDDATFREKLKAVVEEKNFLLTKKYNCAPIDLEHIYRSYKEYAEKLSPYFGNVSVELDKARKSNKNILFEGAQGTHLDIDHGTYPYVTSSNTIAGNACNGAGFGPVHIDAVVGIMKAYTTRVGAGPFPTELFDETGNYLQEKGHEFGATTGRRRRCGWLDGVVVNDATRLNGLTGLAITKLDVLSGQKTIKFATSYDYNGQKMSAMPANITQASQLTPVYESLEGWLDDIEKVREYDELPVQAKKYIKRIEEFTGIPADIVSVGPDRVETLLLRNPFDKK